A window from Salvia miltiorrhiza cultivar Shanhuang (shh) chromosome 2, IMPLAD_Smil_shh, whole genome shotgun sequence encodes these proteins:
- the LOC131011107 gene encoding uncharacterized protein LOC131011107 — protein sequence MEAVMMHGSLDQSISPYKSSHPKKFHQNPIISYPSDAFWLSHFNSIGLLQPPPPQFLSQSYPLRQSSQPPLLPLPASARGLSNKKSSSLASKKSKSPKKEAKNSPKKSKDAAKVIGGAVVVGDQVDMFSGSAVFTISPPPSSLPLPTFSLRPKLSCKAEAAAGVDAGATDDLRRLLRLL from the coding sequence ATGGAGGCAGTTATGATGCATGGATCGTTGGATCAATCCATCTCTCCATACAAATCATCCCATCCCAAAAAGTTTCATCAAAACCCAATCATTTCATATCCCTCCGATGCTTTCTGGCTCTCTCACTTCAACTCCATCGGCCTTCTGCAGCCTCCGCCGCCGCAGTTTCTCTCCCAGTCCTACCCACTCCGCCAATCCTCACAACCACCTCTGCTCCCTCTCCCCGCCTCCGCCCGGGGCCTCTCCAACAAAAAATCTTCTTCCCTCGCCTCCAAGAAATCAAAATCTCCCAAAAAAGAAGCTAAAAACTCGCCGAAAAAATCCAAGGATGCGGCGAAAGTTATCGGCGGCGCGGTGGTGGTCGGTGATCAGGTGGACATGTTTTCGGGTTCGGCGGTGTTCACGATCTCTCCTCCGCCGAGCAGCCTGCCTCTGCCGACTTTCTCGTTGAGGCCGAAGCTCAGCTGCAAGGCGGAGGCTGCCGCCGGCGTGGATGCCGGGGCCACCGATGATCTGCGGCGTCTTCTTCGATTGCTGTGA
- the LOC131009881 gene encoding protein AMEIOTIC 1 homolog — protein MEQKEAVQVQGSVAAEPRQLPRCTLLLQDSQFVIPNDGDKSQMQYNIKDGYLYEIDHAHLPPRTPAHLRSIRVAMVCEKTEVNVAVRYPSMESLRAFFNYSLRESHPSLDEKFVMGSALAARVLVRTVPAEVFTEQKSWIAFWLTAQRKGSSCLSEALKGNGMVTWGIRRQVKYLGRHKESDDNGVYIAQNSSSSLVNGVEESQMGLVATADGGESTEEDPKCGDGERGEDMENAEEEEEEEEEEEEEEEEEEEEEEEEGEEEEGEEEGEGEGEEEEDEEEGGVEEEEEDDDDEEEEEKIKVKEINENLKRKRYSFRNLSVRKTKKAKLEIKKQKQNHTQKKKNQVKKKGSKRSRESLIPRDPKDRWSAERYKLAEQNLLEVMKSKGAKAEKPILRPQLRAEARKRIGDTGLLDHLLKHMAGKLAPGEQERFRRRHNPDGAMEYWLESANLVNIRREAGVTDPYWVPPPGWKLGDSPTQDPICARELKLLRGDVSKIKRSLELMATKMQLEEEVGKLRREVGEISSKKKQLENQTLAEESNRFDISQKLDQLAASLESSKRHFGCVHLSVEKYKEQLMTISDFVKDIEGKFEKLAPNVTETAKTGSSLMVVRGTHMVREKTAVERESKSKSKQQQVQDALSATAEKKTLQLEEKTAKIQRLKSGFRICKPQGTFLWPNMVKDSSSIDNSTSFVQVQVEVPTPPSVSSSTVAPQLHHYQPPPPSIVKPLAEKRAVTVTVSTLSNTPSLVNLNDAPIINLDDAHKVAANTLPLECGGAYTETTTSCCPATYE, from the exons ATGGAGCAGAAAGAGGCGGTGCAGGTGCAAGGCAGCGTTGCGGCAGAGCCGCGGCAGTTACCTCGATGTACCCTCCTGCTTCAAG ATAGCCAGTTCGTGATTCCAAATGATGGAGATAAATCCCAGatgcaatacaatattaaaGATGGTTATCTTTACGAGATTGATCACGCTCATTTACCCCCAAGAACCCCAGCTCACCTCCGCTCCATCAGAGTTGCTATG GTCTGCGAGAAGACGGAGGTGAATGTGGCAGTGAGGTATCCAAGCATGGAGTCGCTAAGAGCATTCTTCAACTACAGCTTGAGAGAGTCGCACCCGTCTTTAGATGAGAAGTTTGTGATGGGGTCGGCGCTGGCAGCCAGAGTGCTTGTTAGGACAGTTCCGGCTGAGGTTTTCACGGAGCAGAAGAGTTGGATAGCTTTCTGGCTGACTGCGCAAAGGAAAGGAAGTAGTTGTCTGTCTGAGGCTCTCAAGGGGAATGGGATGGTGACATGGGGGATAAGAAGGCAAGTAAAGTATTTGGGTAGGCATAAGGAGAGTGATGACAATGGTGTATACATTGCTCAGAACTCATCTTCAAGCCTTGTCAATGGAGTTGAGGAATCCCAGATGGGATTAGTAGCTACTGCTGATGGTGGAGAATCTACAGAAGAAGACCCTAAATGTGGAGATGGTGAGAGAGGGGAAGATATGGAAAAtgcagaggaggaggaagaagaagaagaagaagaagaagaagaagaagaagaagaagaagaagaagaagaagaagaaggagaagaagaagaaggagaagaagaaggagaaggagaaggagaagaagaagaagatgaagaagaaggaggagtagaggaagaagaagaagatgatgatgatgaagaagaagaagagaaaatcaAGGTTAAGGAGATCAATGAGAACTTGAAAAGAAAGAGGTACTCTTTCAGGAATTTGAGCGTAAggaaaacaaagaaagcaaaGCTTGAGATCAAAAAGCAAAAGCAAAATCATacgcagaagaagaagaa tcaGGTCAAGAAAAAGGGTAGTAAGAGATCAAGGGAATCACTCATTCCAAGAGATCCAAAAGATCGTTGGTCTGCTGAAAG GTACAAGCTTGCTGAGCAAAATCTTTTGGAGGTGATGAAATCAAAGGGAGCAAAAGCTGAGAAACCGATCTTGAGGCCTCAGTTGAGAGCAGAAGCAAGAAAGAGGATAGGCGACACGGGGCTGCTTGATCATCTCCTGAAGCATATGGCCGGAAAGCTTGCTCCGGGCGAGCAGGAGAGGTTCAGGAGGCGGCACAACCCAGACGGAGCAATGGAGTATTGGTTGGAAAGTGCTAATCTTGTTAACATCAGGAGGGAAGCTGGGGTGACTGACCCATATTGGGTGCCACCTCCTGGCTGGAAACTCGGTGACTCGCCAACTCAAGACCCTATATGTGCTAGAGAGTTGAAGCTGCTTAGGGGTgatgtttcaaaaataaaaag GAGTTTGGAATTGATGGCAACAAAAATGCAGTTGGAGGAGGAAGTTGGAAAGTTGAGAAG GGAAGTTGGTGAAATCTCTTCCAAGAAAAAGCAACTAGAAAATCAAACACTCGCAGAAGAATCAAACCGTTTTGACATAAGTCAAAAGCTTGATCAGCTTGCTGCTTCATTGGAATCCTCGAAACGCCATTTTGGCTGCGTGCATCTTTCAGTg GAAAAGTACAAGGAACAATTGATGACCATCTCAGATTTTGTGAAAGACATTGAG GGAAAATTTGAAAAGCTAGCTCCCAATGTGACAGAAACAGCAAAGACAGGCTCTTCATTAATGGTAGTAAGAGGTACACATATGGTGAGAGAGAAAACAGcagtggagagagagagcaagAGCAAGAGCAAACAACAGCAAGTACAAGATGCATTAAGTGCAACTGCTGAGAAAAAAACATTACAGTTAGAGGAAAAGACAGCAAAGATACAAAGGCTGAAGAGTGGGTTCAGAATCTGCAAGCCACAGGGGACTTTCCTGTGGCCAAACATGGTCAAAGACAGCAGCAGCATTGATAACTCCACTAGTTTTGTACAGGTCCAAGTTGAGGTTCCCACACCTCCTTCAGTTTCCTCCTCCACCGTGGCACCTCAGCTTCATCACTATCAGCCACCACCGCCATCCATAGTCAAGCCATTGGCTGAAAAACGTGCAGTTACAGTCACAGTCTCCACGTTGTCTAACACCCCTTCTTTAGTCAATCTAAATGATGCCCCAATCATTAATCTCGATGATGCG CACAAGGTTGCTGCAAATACGCTGCCGTTGGAGTGTGGCGGTGCTTATACAGAGACGACGACGAGCTGCTGCCCGGCGACTTATGAG TGA
- the LOC131009882 gene encoding uncharacterized protein LOC131009882: MVRNTLHTRLTKTKYLQARNSFMRLNHHSREEEEGIAPREWYEAAFSKMKKWSQSLKDLDLIGGRLVNINDHSRIFDEKLEKKMHTFKSIGRELILLPSMQETLKNNLMDSLADQRYKELEYFCRPHERDVLTVSSLTKVADMLSISAQQRKVVRKNIGPQVTQHKIWTGALFQILNGLKSEVELLNQRGSSKEIRLSQQILAGCLKILESAMSYDVESSSWMRLPPTKGVDATHSPKWGDALEMCIDLVSCLSDESELTFHVSKLELMKEGLFQIRDILIDKSIGYKENRYQEHLVQKRLTKTLGHSSKCLFTLLMYYLYGTIVDVELEVRGGVHVVGIGQKVCLYAGKILTADEEEVVRSGVKQLDTAMGLFKFVWESAGVKGDLEVQGHLWCVGAQNRSFTYRGNVYMVHAMNL; this comes from the coding sequence ATGGTCCGCAATACGCTGCACACTCGTCTAACCAAGACTAAATATCTGCAAGCAAGAAACAGCTTTATGCGATTGAATCATCATtcgagagaagaagaagaaggaattgCCCCTCGAGAATGGTACGAAGCCGCTTTCTCCAAGATGAAGAAATGGAGCCAATCATTGAAAGATCTCGACCTGATCGGCGGGAGGCTCGTGAACATCAACGATCATTCAAGAATCTTCGATGAGAAGCTTGAGAAGAAAATGCACACTTTCAAGTCCATCGGTAGGGAGCTCATTTTGCTGCCATCTATGCAGGAGACTTTGAAGAACAACTTGATGGATTCATTGGCTGATCAACGTTACAAAGAGTTGGAGTACTTCTGCAGACCCCACGAAAGGGATGTACTCACAGTGAGCTCGTTGACAAAGGTCGCGGACATGTTGAGCATCTCAGCTCAGCAGAGGAAGGTAGTGAGGAAGAACATCGGCCCACAGGTGACACAGCACAAGATATGGACGGGTGCACTCTTTCAGATACTCAACGGATTGAAATCCGAGGTTGAGCTTCTCAATCAACGAGGATCGAGCAAGGAGATAAGGCTGTCTCAGCAGATTCTTGCTGGCTGTCTCAAGATTCTTGAATCAGCAATGTCTTATGATGTTGAATCAAGCTCCTGGATGCGCCTCCCACCCACAAAAGGGGTGGATGCAACGCATTCCCCCAAATGGGGAGATGCTCTCGAGATGTGCATTGATCTTGTCAGCTGCTTGAGTGATGAAAGTGAGCTAACTTTCCATGTCTCAAAGCTTGAACTGATGAAAGAAGGGCTTTTTCAGATACGGGACATCTTGATTGACAAGAGCATCGGGTACAAGGAGAATCGTTACCAAGAGCACTTGGTGCAGAAGAGGTTGACAAAGACATTAGGCCACTCTTCCAAATGCCTGTTCACACTCTTGATGTACTATCTGTATGGCACCATTGTGGATGTGGAGCTGGAGGTTCGTGGAGGGGTTCATGTCGTTGGGATTGGGCAGAAGGTGTGCTTGTATGCGGGGAAGATCTTGACAGCGGACGAGGAGGAGGTGGTGAGGAGTGGGGTGAAGCAGCTGGACACGGCCATGGGGTTGTTCAAGTTCGTGTGGGAGAGTGCAGGGGTGAAGGGGGATTTGGAGGTGCAGGGCCATTTGTGGTGTGTTGGAGCTCAGAATAGGTCATTTACGTATAGAGGAAATGTCTATATGGTGCATGCTATGAATCTTTGA
- the LOC131011110 gene encoding rac-like GTP-binding protein 5, with amino-acid sequence MSATRFIKCVTVGDGAVGKTCMLISYTSNTFPTDYVPTVFDNFSANVVVDGNTVNLGLWDTAGQEDYNRLRPLSYRGADVFLLAFSLISKASYENIAKKWIPELRHYAPGVPIILVGTKLDLRDDKQFFIDHPGAVPITTAQGEELKKLIGAPAYIECSSKTQQNVKGVFDAAIKIVLQPPKQKKKRKGHRGCSIL; translated from the exons ATGAGTGCAACGAGATTCATTAAGTGTGTGACTGTGGGTGATGGAGCTGTTGGAAAAACTTGCATGTTGATTTCTTACACCAGCAACACATTTCCTACG GATTATGTCCCGACTGTTTTTGATAACTTCAGTGCTAATGTAGTTGTGGATGGTAATACTGTAAACCTGGGACTCTGGGATACTGCAG GTCAGGAGGATTATAACAGATTAAGACCCTTGAGTTATCGTGGAGCTGATGTTTTCCTTCTAGCCTTCTCTCTCATTAGCAAGGCCAGCTACGAAAATATTGCAAAGAAG TGGATTCCAGAGTTGAGGCATTACGCACCAGGTGTTCCAATTATTCTCGTTGGAACGAAGCTTG ATCTTAGAGATGATAAGCAGTTCTTCATTGATCATCCTGGAGCAGTTCCAATAACTACAGCTCAG GGGGAGGAACTCAAGAAACTTATTGGAGCTCCTGCATACATTGAGTGCAGTTCAAAAACACAACAG AATGTGAAGGGTGTGTTTGATGCAGCCATTAAGATAGTATTGCAGCCACCAaagcagaagaagaaaaggAAGGGGCACAGAGGCTGCTCCATTTTGTAA